The following nucleotide sequence is from Roseivirga sp. BDSF3-8.
CTCAGCCCCCCTTGTCACACTCGATGAGGCCTTAGCCATTGCCCTCAGGCAAAACTACAGCCTGCGCATCGCCGAAAGAGACCTCGAAATAGCCGAGAATAATGTCACCATCGGCAACGCCGGTTTTTTACCCAGCCTGCAGGCTTCCGGCAACTATAATTACTCCAACCAGGACACCCGCATCGAATTCGCCAGCCCCGAGGCAGATAACATAGACCGCAGCGGAGCCGTATCCGAATCCTATGGCGGCGCCCTTACCCTCAACTACACCATTTTCGGCGGTGGCCGCTTCTACATCTACGACCGCCTCATAGCCCAGTCAGACATAGCCCGCCTGCAGGAGTCACAGGCTATGCAGCAGACCATTCTCGATGTCAGCACCCAATACCTCGACATGGCAGGGCAGTACCGCAGTGTGCAGATCAATGAGCAGGCCATAGCCATCTCCGCCGAGCGGTACCTCAGAGTAAAGGGGCGCTACGAGTTTGGTGGCGTTAGCAAACTTGAGCTACTCAATGCCGAAGTAGACCTCAGAAACGACAGCATCACATGGAAGCAATCCATACTTGCCTTTAAGCAGCAGCAAAACGACTTTAATGTCCTCCTTGGTGTGCCGGTAGATACCACCTACCGTATTGACACAGCCTTTTCCTACACCCGTAACCTCGAGCTGCAGACCATACTGTCCGAGGCAGACCAGCGAAACCCCTCCCTCAGGCTCGCCAAACTAGACCGCCAGGTGAATGAACTAAGGGTAAAAGAAACCAATGCAGGCTTCTGGCCCATACTTGACCTTAGCGGAGGCTACCAATACAACCGTACCGAAAACGAGGCCGGCTTTGTCGCCCTGCAGCGTACCAAAGGCTGGAATACCGCCCTCAACCTCACCTTTGTCATCTACGACGGAGATAACCGTAACCGCCTTGTACAGAACGCTGAGGTTAACCTTGCCAGCAGCGACATACGGCTGGAACAAGCCCGCGCCACCCTGCAGGCAGACATTCGCAATGCATGGGTAGCCTACACCACCAATGTAGACCTGCTGGAAAGCAGCCTGGATAATCTGGAAGTGGCACGTTTGCAGTACACCCGCAGCCAGGAAGCCTTCGCCACCGGCGAGATCAACGGCCTGGACCTGCGCGACGCCCAGCTAAACCTGATCCGTGCCCGTAAAAACGTATCCGATCAGCAGATAGCCGTCAGGCAGGCCGAAATCAGCCTTTACTACCATGCCGGCTTGCTCGTAGAATAGCCCGTGTTTTATATGTACTTAGGACACTTTTCATTTACGAATATTCCCTCATTAGTTCGGTAGAGTTTCCCGGTGGTTTATCCCGGTTACCCTATGGTCAGGTAAGCGCCCCCCTATGTACAATACCAAATGTCAGTGCATTAGACGTTTATTCGTTTTACAGACTTTACCCGTGTGGGCCCGGCACGTCCCCGAAGCAGGGAACCCGGCAATAAGCTGTGGTTTCCTGCTGGTTTATTTGCGGGAAATCATGAGGTATTTTTAGAGATTGTGAAAGTTTTTCTTATATTGGAGGACTATTTCAAACGATTGCATAGACCCACGGTGGTGATTTTAGTTCATTTGTGGAACTAAAAATTGACAAGCACTTTCTCCACCGAATGCAGACCGGCTGATCTTTCACTTTTACTGGAATGTAAATGCCTTTTTTTAGGCACACAGCCGCTTCGTTTGGCAGAGTATGCCGGTGGATTAGTAAATCCTTACGCGTGGGCAAAAGGCCCTGGACGTGCTATTTGGCCGGTCATTTTTTAAATACTCGTTACTGACCGTTAGTGTCAGAAATTTTTCAAGGTTTTATAAAATAAATAGCTTCCAAAAATGAGACAGAAAATGCTGGAGTACAGTAAAATGATTCTGAGTAAGGTTAGTTTTAGCCGCGCCCTTTTCCAAAAAGAGTACCGGAAATCATTGAACATACTGGAAAAGAGCGAAGCTGAAGCGCTCCGTGAATGGGTGCAGCAAAACTATTTGCATCAGAAAGACCTTTGGTACACGGCTGACTCCTCTGCCGAGAGTCATATCGTGGCTTAAGTACAGATACATGAGGTATCTGTAGGGATCCGATCCCATGAGATTTGCAGTGTGCAGAATCTTTTAAGAATTACAACAGACCCCCTATAACCGGCCTATTTCAGGCCGGTTTTTTTTGTAACCACCCCCTGCGTTTACCCGTAAATATTCCTGATGGTTTCAAGCTAAAAAATCCATTGTGAAAGCTATACGCTCATTTTCTGCATGTCTGGTTATTGCCATTGCCCTACAGGTCAATGCAGATGCCACCTTTAAAGTAGAAGAGGCCGAAAGCAAGACCCCTGTAGAGGCAGTTGCCAGTCACTATTACCAGCGTAAGCCTGCTAAAGAAAGCATAAGGCAGCAGCAAAAGCTGGCTGAGCCCGCCTTTAGGCTTACCCAACTTCACACACCCTCACTTGCTTCAGCGACAAGTACGCCGCCCATTAGGCGTTACCTTGTTTTCTGCTCCTTTCTTTGTTAGCCAGTTCCCTTCAGACTCCACTGAATTTTACTGCTAACAAAAAACCACAGAATACATGAAGACATCCATGCTTGAGTATTGCAAGCTCATACTGTCCAAGGTATGTTTTGATAAGAGACTTTTCTGGAAAGAATACCGCAAAAGCCACCGCTTTCTGGGAGACCAGGACGCCTCTATCCTCAGAGAATGGGTCAGAGAAAAGTATTTCTCTACCGGTAAAAAACAAACGGCCACCTCACATGCCGCCTGAAGGGTATTGATTCTAATACAGTGTTAAACAAAAAAACCGGCCATATGAGCCGGTTTTTATTTTTTGGGGAATAGCTGATGCCAGATACTACTCCTGGAGTAAAGATCCCGTAAGACGCAGTATTTCCGTTTCTGACTGGATCAGGTCATACCGTGCCTGCAGATTTTCCAGGGAGGCATTCAGGAAAGCCAGTTGGATGTCACGGTAGTCAAAACTGTTAATGATACCCGTGCTGTATTTATCTTCCGCCAGCTGTACATTCAGTTGCGAAGCTTCCGCATTCAGCGCGCTTATGGCCTGCAGGCTCTTGCGTACGTCATACAATTCCACCGCCGTTTTCAGATCATTCGACAATTCCAGCATTAACTCATCTACCAGCAGATCGCCAATATTTTCCTCGACCATGGCATTTGCAATGTCCCTTTTCACCCGGCCACCGTCATATAGCGTAAAGTTCAGCGTGAAGTTTACAAAGAACTGATTACTAAGGTTATTAATCACCGGCGGCGTACCTTCCCCTACATTCGCCTGACTCAGGTCTAAACGCGAGCGGTTATGGCTATAGCCCCCCGTGGCGGTGATAGTCGGATACTGCTGTGCCTGTGCCAGCATCACCGACTTCTTCAGTAGCTGCTGGTTCAGGTACTGATTCCGCAGGTTCGTATTGTTAGCCGCCATCTGTGCGTAGAGCGCATCATAGTCAAAGTTCGTCTCTATCACCTCCAGGCTATCAGATACCTGTATTTGGTGATCCAGCGGCAGCGCCAGCAACACCTTCAGGTCACGCAGCGCCTGACCGTAAGCCTGTACCTGCCGCACATAGTTTGAGCTATCCGTCAGGTAAGCCGTCTGCTCCTGCAGCAAGTCAAAAGTCACCGCACTACCGATGCGCTTCCGCTCCTGTACGTAGCGGTAGCGGTCTCCGCTCACGTCCAGTGTACGCCTGAATACCTCCAGCCGTTCCTTTTCCAGCACCGCCTGGTAGTACTGTCCTATGATCGCCTTCATGGTGTTTTCCACTACCAGGGCCGCATTACCCATGCTCTGCTCTTCCAGTAGTGCCAGGCGGTGCTTGCTAATGTTTACCGCAAAGCCATTGAATAGCGTCCAGCTTACATTCACCCCCGGTGATACCGAATTACGAATAGTCGTGCCCGATAACTGAAAAGGGGCTGCATTAGGCACGTCAGACAGGCTGTTTTGCTGATCCACCACCAGGTTGATCGTAGGCCAGCGGCCCGCCTCACCCCATGAGTTATTGTTTTCAGCTATATCCACCCGTTTTCGCTCTATCCGGATATCGAAATTATTTTCCAGACCCAGTGATAACGCTTCGGCCAGGCTCAGGGAGTTTCCTTCCTGAGCCGCAGCCGGATGGTACCAGGCAGCACCTAACAGTACACCCGTTAGCAGGGTGCGTAATACTTTATGAAATATCTTCATGAATATGCGTGCTAAAGTCCCTTATTATCCTCTCTGCTCACAGATGTAGTGGCGAGCGTTTTAGCGTTGCCCATACGGATGGACTTCTCTCTTCGGTGATTTTTGATGGAAGGCTCCAGCCTCTCCCTCCTGATTTTATGGCCGAACGTCCTGGCCAGGCCATATCGCAGGTCATTGAATACCAGTACCAGTACAGGCAGGAATATCAGGATGAACATCGTGCCGAATAAGATACCGTACGCCACCGATACTGCCATGGGAATCAGGAATTGCGCCTGAAAGCTTTGCTCCAGTATGAGCGGATACAAACCTGCCACCGTCGTGATGGTAGTAAGCAAAATAGCTCTGAAACGCGCCTGACCGGCATTAAATATAGCCGTCTGTATATCCTCACCCTCCAGCAGGTTTCGGTTATACTTATCTATGAACACCACCGCATCGTTAATAACCACCCCAGCCAGCGCAAGCATACCCCAGGCACTAAGTAACGAAACCGGTGTGCCCTCCAGGCCATGCCCCCAGCAGGCTCCGATCCAGCCCAGAGGGATCATAAGGATGACCAATATGGCCTGTATGAAACTCCGGAAGCTGATAATAAGGATAATGATGATCACGATAAGAGCCAGGCCAAGGTACACGATCATCTGCTGCAGTGACTCCTCACTGTTTCTGGATTGCCCTTCATAACTGAAGCGAACACCCGGGTAGGAAGCCAGTACCTTAGGTTCTATATCCGTCCGGATCTTCTCCAGGATAGCGGGCACCTCGGCGTAAGGGTCCTCCAGGTCCGCTTCGATCGTGATCTCACGGCTGCCGTCCCTGTGCCGGATCGAGCTGGGGCCACGCTCTATGCTGTAGTCCACCAACTGAGTAAGCGGGTACGCTTCGCCGCTTTGGCTACGGATCTTGGCGCTCTCCAACTGGCCGATGTTCATCCGGTCCTCACGAGGGTAGCGAACATATACCCGTACCTCGTCTATCCCTCTCTGCAGGCGCTGGGCTTCTCCACCGAAAAATCCCTGGCGAAGCTGGTTTGAGATAATATTGCGGTCCAGGCCCAGGAAGTAGGCCTCCTCTTTGGGCTGAATGAGCACCTCTCTGCGTCCCAGGGGGTCCGTGTCCGAGATATCCTTAAGCATCGATATACCAGCCAGTTCCTCCTTCAGCATTTCCGTGGCCCCTTCCATTTCCTCCAGGTCATTGCCCAGCAGGCCGATAGAAACCGGCTTACCCCACCGGTTCATACCACCTACGGCAAACTTTTCAGCCTCCGGTACCGGCCCTATGTACTGCCTTATCATTCCCGCTATCTGGAAAGTGGATATCGGAGAGCCCTCCATATCTTCCAGCGAGACGCCTATGCTACCGGTATGGCTGCCGCTCTCACCGCCATTCATCATCACACCGGTTACCCGCGTAGTGCTTTCAATAAATTTAAAATCAGGATGGTATACGGCAAGCGTATCTTCTACCTGCCTTACTGCCTGCTCAAACCGTACCAGGTAGTCCTCTACAATGGCCTCGCCAGTACCAGGCTTAAAGGCCACCCCGATCTCGATCCTGTCAAACTGGATAGGAGGGAAGAAGGTATACCGGATGATCCCTCCCTTAAACATACCTATGGTGATAAGGAAAAAGAAAATGATTAGCGCAAAGCTTACATAGCGATAATCCAGGGCTTTTTTCAGGACCTTGCCATACACATGAGAACGCACCCAGTTAATCGAGTTTTCCAGGGCATTCTTAATTCGGGTAAAGAGCGTCTTTCTCTCCTGCTGCTTAAGCACAGATTTAGACCCGATGTGACCGGGCAGTACCAGGAAAGCCTCTACTAGTGAGAAGGAAAGGCTGGCAACCACCACAAAGGCGAGGTCTCCGAAAAACTCGAATGTACCCGTAACAAAGAACAGGGGTGTAAAGGCAACAATAGTGGTAAGAACAGAGGTGAATACCGCAGGTAATACCTCCAGCGTGCCATCAAGAGCAGCCTTCATTGGCTTTTTGCCCTTTTCAAAATGGGTGTAGATGTTTTCGGCGATCACAATACCATCATCCACAAGGATACCCACCACCAGGATCATTCCGAACAGGGAGATCATATTAATGGTCACACCACCGAAATAGGCAGCTATCGCCATACCCATGAAGCTGATGGGGATGCCCATGGCTACCCACATACTCAGCCTGAGGTTGAGAAACAGACCTAATACGACTATGATAAGGAAGAACCCGATGACCCCGTTTTTCACCAGCAGGTTCAGACGGGAGTGGAGGGTATTCAGAAAGTCGAGTGTGATGGTGAGGTTTACATCATTATGCTTTTCGTTAAACGTAGCCGCATAATTATTTACGTAGGAACTGATGGCCTCCAGGTCCTCCTCAGGCAGTTTCGTTACCTCAATATTTACCGACTGCTCCCCATTGTAATACACGCTGTAGGATTGCTCGGCAAACTGCAGTTTCACGTCTGCAATGTCCTTTATCAGAAGGTTTGTGCCCTCAGCATTCGAGCGGAGCGTAATATTGCCTATCTCGTCAGGGTCTACCTCTTTGGCGCGGGAACGGATAAGTACCTCCTCCTGCGTGTTTCTGAGGGTACCGGCCGATATATCCCTGTTTTGGGTGCGTATGGCAGTTATGATGTCCTCAAAGGTAAGGTTATACCTGTTCAGGTTCTCTTCCGGTACTTCCACACTGATCTCCAGGGTAGGGTAGCCCGATATTTCCACCTGGCTGATGAGGCCGGAGTTCAGGAGGTCTTTTTCCACACGTTGGGCATACTCCTTCAGCTCCATCATTTCCAGATCACCATGCAGTACCATGATGACGCCCCGGTCCGTATTCTTTCTTTTAAAAACGGTGGGCTTTTCAGCATTTTCAGGAAAGCTGCTGATCTGGTCCACGGCATTTTTTACCTCTGTGAGTATCTCATCTATGTCGTAATTTTCATAGGTGGTGATATTCACGTTGGCAGAGTTCTCCGAGCTGGTGGAGATGATCTCTTTTATACCGGGAATGGCTTTTACCGCCTGCTCGATCTTGGTGGCTACCCCTTCTTCCATCTCACGTGGTGATGCTCCGGGCATAGCCACATTAATGGTAATATTATTAGTGGAGCGCTCAGGGAAGAAAGACTTTTTCATTAAAAGGCCGGCCCCGATACCACCCATCAGGAGTACCAGAATGATCAGGTTAGCCAGCAGGGGGAATTTAATGAATTCGCCTACTAATTTTTTCATAAGCTTATCCTTGCAGGATTTGTACTTTCATATCTTCTTCAGCCGTGGCCGGGGCCTCGGTCACCAGTTTTTCTCCTGGTTCCAGGCCTCTTATCAGGTAGGTCTCATCATTGCTTTTCACCACCTGTATCTGCTTCTTCTTCAATACCCCGTCGCTTACCACATATACATGGTTACGGTCGAACACGCTTTTGCGCGGGATTTCCATGACATTTTCCAGCGTCTCGCCATCTATCACAGCCTTCATATACATGCCGTCATACAAAGGGGCTTCCCGGCGGGGCTTTACATTAATGTACACATTTATCGACTGGGTGCTGGGGTCCACGCGTTCCGCTTTGCGCAGGATAGTACCTTCCCATTCAGTTTCACCCTCACGGTCTGTCACCACCACCTCACTGCCTGTTTTTACAAACTTCTCGTTACGGATCTCGATAGGCACTTCCAGCTCCAGCTTGTCAGTCCGGAAAATCCTGGCTATCTGACCGCCGGCATTCACTACAGAGCCCGTTTCCAGGAATACCTCCGAGATATTACCATCATACGGCGCGTAGATATAGTATTTTCTAAGGCGCTCTTCCAGGCTGCGTATGCTATAGTATTCGTTCAGAATATTACGGGTGGCGAGGAAGGTCTTTAGCTTAGGGTCTTCCACTGCAGGGATTGCAGGCAGGGTTTTCTCTATGTCTATTTTATCAAAGTAACTCTGCCAGGCCTCATAGCTGTCAGTGAAGTCAATACGCAGGTCCGGAAGTATCCCGGCAATCATATTAAGAAAGGTGCTCTTACGTGCCTGTATGGTCAGCCGGTTTTCAGTATCGTCTATACGCGCGAGAAGCTGCCCTTTTCTGAAGGACTGCCCTCTTTTTAGTGATACGGATCCGGGTAGAAGTCTACCGCTTACCTCGGCGGTAATTGTTACGGGCTGGCTGGATCCCAGACGGCCAAATGCCTCTACACTGGAGTTTTTATCGCTGTAAGAGACCTCCTGTACACGCACGTGATTTACAACCGGCGGTTTGGGGCGTTGGGGTGGAAGCTCTTTCTGGTTGCTGAAATAGGTCATGAGTCCGTATCCCGATGCCAGGATCAGAATGACAAGCAATCCAGCTAGCATTACCTTTTTATTCATCGATGCCAATTTTCCTTTATTAAGTAGCTTTTTTTTCTACGCGAAATTATGAAACGTGTTTAGCAGTTGACAGGCTATTTACGCCAGCGGATGTATGAATTAACAGGCGGAGGGGAGAGGCATTAAAAAAAGCCCCTGCACAGGGCAGGGGCTTTAAATAAGGGCGCCGGCAATGTCTCCGGCTTAGTTCAATAGCATATTTTTTTCTGTCAGGTAGTACCGGCTACCAATCAGAAGATAGTCATTGGTCATTTCCTCATCAAACAGTTCACTGGCCATGAACTCCGGATCAGTGGTCATGTCCTCGGCTACTACAGGAGCCTGCCAGTAGATAACCATGTGCACCAGGCTGATATCGTTCTGGTCTTTCCAGATTTCTTTTTTGATGAAGCTACGCTGGTCTTCCAGTTTACCTGTCCATTCAGTACTGTCTTTCCGGAAGAAATCTTCCTGGGAAGACGGGTCTACTCTGAAAGTGAGGAACTCCACTGCTACCGATGCCTTTCGCTCTTTCTGTCTAAGTTTGGATACACCCGTATGGAATATGCCAACGACCATCAGAACAATCAGTAGAAGTGAGAATCTTTTCATCAAGAACAGGAATTAATTAAGTGTTTGAATAGGTAAACTTACCTACCAAATATAATCATTTATATGATGCAATTGCAAGTATTAACGTGCGGTATGTACTAAACATAGAAAACCTGCCTCTGCAATTCCTGAAAAGTGAGGCAGTTACCTACTTTATTTGTGTTTTTCCTGGCGACTGTGTAATTAAATGTATAATTGCCCTTTTTGAATAATTAAAATTATCAAGTTCTAAAACGTAATATTTCCGGGGTTTAGATACCTCTTTTTTAGCGGTAATTGAGGGTTATATGCCCTCAAATAGCGTGTGTGTATCCAGGTAGTCAGGTACGGTGGCCTGCCATTTCAGTTCCTGCGAAATATAATTCTGAAGGGCCATGGCACTTTCTTCTTCGCCATGTACGATGTAGGTCATCTTGGGGCTGCTTTCGAAACCGGAAAGCCAGCGGTGTAGCTCCTGCCGGTCTGCATGTGCGGAGAGGCCGTCTATATCTTTTACATGACAGCGTATAGGCACGGGCAGTCCGAATACTTTGACGGCTATTTCACCATCCTGAATATCACGCCCCCGGGTGCCCACAGGCTGGAATCCGCTGAAGAGCAAGGTGTCGTTCTCCCGTGGCAGGCGGTGGTAGAGGTGATGGAGGATACGCCCGCCGGTGAGCATGCCGCTGGCTGATAATATCACGGCATTCTTTTCCAGCTTATTGAGGCTTTTGGATAGCTCCCGGTCACGGCAGTAGTGCAGGTTAGGATGGTCAAATACCCCCCTGGGTTCGTCCAGTTCTTTATTATCCAGGCGGTGGTATTTTATAAACTTCCTGTACAGGTCGGTTACGCTGATGGCCATGGGGCTGTCTATGTAAACAGGAATGTTTGGTATGCGTCCGGCATCTATAAGCTTGGTGAGGTAGTAAATTATGGTTTGGGTACGACCAACACTAAAGGCCGGTATGAGCAGTACCCCACCATTGTCCTGGCTTTCGTTTACCACTTCGGCAAACTGCTCCTCTACGTCCTCATTTACGTCCTCATTAAAGTTATCCCGGTCCCCGTAGGTAGACTCTATGAGTAGTATATCAGCAGAGGGAACACTGGCAGGGTTAAAGAGAGTGGGGTGGTTATACCTGCCCAGGTCACCGCTGAAGAGGATGGTTTTTTCCTGGTAGCTACCCTGCAGGCGTACTTCTACCATGCTGGCGCCCAGAATGTGGCCGGCGTAGTGAAACCGGAAGCTGATTCGCTCATCCAGTCTTATCCACTCACCCATGGGGCTGGTGGTAAGATGAGGGAATACCTGCTGAGCATCTTCTGCCGTGTAGAGGGGTTGGGGGTATTCATGTTTGGAGTATCCTTTTTTCCTGGCAAACTCGGCTTCCTCTTCCTGTAGTCGTCCGGAATCAGTCAGCATGATCCTGAGCAGTTCAGCAGTGGGCTCAGTGCAGTGGACAGGGCCGCGGTACCCGTCTTTAAACAACCTGGGCAGGTAGCCGCTATGGTCTATGTGAGCATGCGTAAGCAGTACGGCATCGATCTTGTCGTGCTCCAATGGCAGCGGGTGCCAGTTTCGTTCCCTGAGGGGCTTAAGACCCTGAAAGAGTCCGCAGTCAATTAGCAAGTGAGTATCGTCTACTTCCAGCAGGTACTTTGAGCCGGTGACGCTCTTGGCGGCGCCAAAAAATTTGAGCCTTACATTCATACAATAAAAAGTGGCAGGTAAAAAAAAAGCACCTCACTGAGGTGCTAAATAATATAGTTAAAGTTCTCTGAAAAACTCCAGAAAACCAGCGTTTCTTCCTTTATAGCGCATAACCAGTAGCGGAAAATCAGAGTCGAGCTGTATGAGCTTCTCTGCTATGCTACCGAGAAAAAAAGCGGTGGATACAGTACGGCCCTTCGCACCGATGACTACCAGGTCAGCCTTCTTATTTTTGGCTACATCCACGATGTTGGTAGTGAAGTCGTTATTATCATCAAGATCGTAGAGGTCTTTAAGGGGTACCTCCTTTTTATCGATCTTATGAATGAACTTTTTAAACTCCATCCGGGCATTTTTCTTCATTCGCTCAGCTACTTCCTTAAAGGACTTGCCTGTATAGTGATAGCCTGCCGGTACTTTATAGACGTTCATGCAGAGTACCTGAGGCTTCTCGGTACGCACACTGGCGATATCAATGGCTTTTTCCAGGGCAAGTTTACTGTACTCTGAAAAGTCGATAGGCACAAGAATACGCTCCAGGGAAGGCTTGGTGTCTTCCGGAATGATGAGGAGAGCACATGCTGCACGGCGGGCCAGACGCTGTGCAAGCATACCACTTTGTTTACTCTTTTCTCTTCTGCCCAGTATAATAAGGTCTATATCCTTAATATCAATGATATTGAGCATTTGCCTGCCGATGCTGCCGGTCTTTACAATAATGTCAATTTTCTGCTTAACATCGGGCAGGTACTTGTCCACCTCGGATTGAATGATCCGCTTCTTTTCATCGATGGTCTTTTCCTTCAGGTCAGGAAATTCGCTTTTGAGTGCTTCTGGAAATTCTTCTTCTTTGAGAATGTAGACAAAGTTAATTTCCTCTACCCGATCACTTTGGGTAATGAAGCTTACGAAATTCATAAGCGTTTCGTCCAGATCGGATAAATCCAGACCTACAAGTACGTTTTTGAACATGTACATGATACAATCCCTGCTGTTTGGGGTTCAAAATTAGTATATTCCCTCAAGCATCCCGGTATATTTTCTCCGATTTTTCGTGGACCGGCCAGGCTTATAACTGATCAATATAAGGGTAAATACTGGTATAAATCGAGCGACGTAATATTGTTTGGAAACCAGGTGGATTATCCTGTTACCATTTCGGGTTTCCTGGCATAAGGGAAAATGGATTTTTTTTAAAGTTCACCCCTCCTTTTTTCATTAATAGTCTTTCAGAAGGTCCGCCAGCATTTCAAACTGCTCCTTAGAGTGAGCGGGAAAGTTGGCAATCCGGATGTGTTTATCGGCATAATCCCCGTATCCGGTACCTACTACAAGCCCATTCTTGGCCAGGTGACCCTGTAATTCCTCTACATCCCCGTCTACTTCCAGCACAATTACAGTCTGACTCCGGTTTTCTTTTTTCTGCACAAAAGGCCTTACGGTAGGGTGGCCTTCCACCGCATTATAGATTACGGCCGACTTATAGCCGGTCTCATTACGAATCTGTTTTATTCCACGCGTGATCATATCACGGGCCACTTTGCCCAGCAGGTAAATACCGAGAACATTCGGCGTCTCAGGGGTCTGGTCTTTCAGTGCCTTAGCCCAAAGGCTGGGGAGGCTGTGGTACGAGCCTACGGACCTTTTACGCATCAGCATCGACTCGGCTTTGGCCATGCACCGGTCATTTACTATCCAGACACCTAACCCGGCAGGCAGGCCGAATGCTTTCTGTACACTGAAATAGAGGCTGTCAAAGTCATTGAAATCAAAGGGCGCGCAGGGTATGGAAGAAACAGCGTCTACGGCTATAAGCTGCTCGGGAAAGGCCTTTCTAAGAACGCCCAGATCCTTCATGGTGTGCATAGCTCCGGTACTGGTCTCATTGTGGGTGATAGAAATGAGTTCGTACGTTTCACTGAGCATGATCTTTTCCAGGTCTACTACCTGGCCGTCCGGAGCCATTATCTTTTGGGGGTTACGTCCCAGTTCCATAGCTATTTTAAAAAAGCGGCTGGAGAAAGCTCCATTGATGAGGTGGTAAGATTCTTCTTCGACGAGGTTTTGTATGGTACGTTCCCATATCTCGGTGGCAGAGGCTGTAAAGAAGATATGGAAGTTGTCGGGTATGTCCAGTAGTTCGGACAGCGTTTCGCGGGTTTCCCGGAAGATTGACTGAAAGGTGGCACTGCGATGTGAAATACTGGGTATCTGATCACGGAGGGCTGCCCGGATATGATCCTGTACGGTAAAGTATAGTTCTGATGGCCCGGGGGTCAAATAAGTCCTTCTGATGTTCATCGGCCGCTGATGTGATTTAGTTTGTAATGTTTGTAAACGTAAGTAATGAAATATAGAAGCGGAATAAGCAGCATAATCCCGCATATCATAAACATGGTTGGTATCCCGAATTCTTCGGCCAGGTAACCGGTAAGTATGGCGCCTAAGCCGATGCCCAGGTCTATTGCGCTTAAAAAGGTGCTGTTTGCCATTCCTCTGCGTTCCACAGTAACCATGTTCATGATCATGGTCTGTAAGGTAGGAATGAATAAGCCATTGCCAAGGCCGATCACAAATCCTGATGCAAGCATAGGCGTGCTGCTCTCAGAGAGGGACAGAAGTATGAGACCGGTAATAGTGAGGGTGAAGGATGAGATCAGCAGTAAGCGCGGTCCCTTCTTATCCATGATACGGCCTGCAGTGGGCCGGAATATGGCTACTCCTGCTGCATACACCAAAAAGAAGATGCCTACATTTTCCATTCCTACCTGCTTGGCATACAGCGTGATAAAACCAAGAATGGCGGAATAGGGTATAGCTCCCATGAACATCATAAAGCTAATGGGCAGTACTTTTTTCTCGTACATAGTACGGAAGCTGATCTTACGCTTTGCCTTGGCCGGCGGTGGAAAGCGCATGAGCATAACCATGACGATGCCCAATAGTGCCAGTCCGAAAGCTGTATAAAACAGGCGGTCGTA
It contains:
- a CDS encoding efflux RND transporter periplasmic adaptor subunit produces the protein MNKKVMLAGLLVILILASGYGLMTYFSNQKELPPQRPKPPVVNHVRVQEVSYSDKNSSVEAFGRLGSSQPVTITAEVSGRLLPGSVSLKRGQSFRKGQLLARIDDTENRLTIQARKSTFLNMIAGILPDLRIDFTDSYEAWQSYFDKIDIEKTLPAIPAVEDPKLKTFLATRNILNEYYSIRSLEERLRKYYIYAPYDGNISEVFLETGSVVNAGGQIARIFRTDKLELEVPIEIRNEKFVKTGSEVVVTDREGETEWEGTILRKAERVDPSTQSINVYINVKPRREAPLYDGMYMKAVIDGETLENVMEIPRKSVFDRNHVYVVSDGVLKKKQIQVVKSNDETYLIRGLEPGEKLVTEAPATAEEDMKVQILQG
- a CDS encoding TIGR03792 family protein; the encoded protein is MKRFSLLLIVLMVVGIFHTGVSKLRQKERKASVAVEFLTFRVDPSSQEDFFRKDSTEWTGKLEDQRSFIKKEIWKDQNDISLVHMVIYWQAPVVAEDMTTDPEFMASELFDEEMTNDYLLIGSRYYLTEKNMLLN
- a CDS encoding MBL fold metallo-hydrolase RNA specificity domain-containing protein; protein product: MNVRLKFFGAAKSVTGSKYLLEVDDTHLLIDCGLFQGLKPLRERNWHPLPLEHDKIDAVLLTHAHIDHSGYLPRLFKDGYRGPVHCTEPTAELLRIMLTDSGRLQEEEAEFARKKGYSKHEYPQPLYTAEDAQQVFPHLTTSPMGEWIRLDERISFRFHYAGHILGASMVEVRLQGSYQEKTILFSGDLGRYNHPTLFNPASVPSADILLIESTYGDRDNFNEDVNEDVEEQFAEVVNESQDNGGVLLIPAFSVGRTQTIIYYLTKLIDAGRIPNIPVYIDSPMAISVTDLYRKFIKYHRLDNKELDEPRGVFDHPNLHYCRDRELSKSLNKLEKNAVILSASGMLTGGRILHHLYHRLPRENDTLLFSGFQPVGTRGRDIQDGEIAVKVFGLPVPIRCHVKDIDGLSAHADRQELHRWLSGFESSPKMTYIVHGEEESAMALQNYISQELKWQATVPDYLDTHTLFEGI
- a CDS encoding universal stress protein — translated: MFKNVLVGLDLSDLDETLMNFVSFITQSDRVEEINFVYILKEEEFPEALKSEFPDLKEKTIDEKKRIIQSEVDKYLPDVKQKIDIIVKTGSIGRQMLNIIDIKDIDLIILGRREKSKQSGMLAQRLARRAACALLIIPEDTKPSLERILVPIDFSEYSKLALEKAIDIASVRTEKPQVLCMNVYKVPAGYHYTGKSFKEVAERMKKNARMEFKKFIHKIDKKEVPLKDLYDLDDNNDFTTNIVDVAKNKKADLVVIGAKGRTVSTAFFLGSIAEKLIQLDSDFPLLVMRYKGRNAGFLEFFREL
- a CDS encoding aminotransferase class V-fold PLP-dependent enzyme; amino-acid sequence: MNIRRTYLTPGPSELYFTVQDHIRAALRDQIPSISHRSATFQSIFRETRETLSELLDIPDNFHIFFTASATEIWERTIQNLVEEESYHLINGAFSSRFFKIAMELGRNPQKIMAPDGQVVDLEKIMLSETYELISITHNETSTGAMHTMKDLGVLRKAFPEQLIAVDAVSSIPCAPFDFNDFDSLYFSVQKAFGLPAGLGVWIVNDRCMAKAESMLMRKRSVGSYHSLPSLWAKALKDQTPETPNVLGIYLLGKVARDMITRGIKQIRNETGYKSAVIYNAVEGHPTVRPFVQKKENRSQTVIVLEVDGDVEELQGHLAKNGLVVGTGYGDYADKHIRIANFPAHSKEQFEMLADLLKDY